One window of Papaver somniferum cultivar HN1 chromosome 9, ASM357369v1, whole genome shotgun sequence genomic DNA carries:
- the LOC113309956 gene encoding pectin acetylesterase 5-like, whose protein sequence is MKKLDFYEKVEVYNEAGRRSKGRFADWRTKDYIHNGFRLLFVLVVLFLVFVMKQPKEQNATPPPSSNHSIGDPHKVDLILLKNATGLGAVCLDGSAPGYHFSKGFDSGSRSWLIHIEGVGWCNTVESCAKRKLTKLGSSKFMEKDTFSGILSREKSQNPDFYKWNKVKVRYCDGASFAGNSDSELEKRSKLFSRGQTIWDSILDELFVLGMSNAKQALLSGCSAGGLATLIHCDDFAKSFPEDVKVKCLSDAGFFMDDIDISGGRTMRSFFHDLANLQGVEDSLDQNCTSELKPFQCLFPRNFIKNIDTPVFLVNPSYDSWQTEHIYIPHSSDKGWGNCAKNIAQCNPSELEKLQGYRDSMLRELSPFQSQEHMGMFIDSCFTHCQTDSEKWHFHSPRINNKTIAEAVGDWYFNRTKVQKIDIDCPYPCNPTCDHNAGGHNNTKG, encoded by the exons ATGAAGAAGTTAGACTTCTATGAAAAGGTAGAGGTCTATAATGAAGCAGGGAGAAGAAGTAAAGGCCGTTTTGCAGATTGGAGAACGAAGGATTATATACATAATGGTTTCAGACTCTTGTTTGTTTTGGTGGTGCTCTTTCTAGTCTTTGTAATGAAACAGCCCAAGGAGCAAAATGCCACACCACCTCCATCAAGCAACCACAGCATCGGCGATCCTCATAAGgttgatttgattttgttgaaAAATGCTACTGGATTAGGCGCCG TTTGTCTAGATGGAAGTGCACCTGGGTATCATTTCAGCAAGGGCTTTGATTCTGGATCTCGGAGTTGGCTTATTCACATTGAG GGTGTTGGCTGGTGCAATACAGTAGAGTCATGTGCTAAGCGTAAGCTGACTAAATTAGGATCATCGAAGTTCATGGAGAAAGATACTTTCAGTGGCATTTTGAGTAGGGAAAAGTCACAAAATCCTG ATTTCTATAAATGGAACAAAGTAAAGGTACGCTATTGTGACGGTGCATCATTTGCTGGAAATTCCGACAGTGAACTTGAG AAAAGATCGAAACTCTTCTCCAGAGGGCAGACCATCTGGGATTCAATTCTGGACGAACTCTTCGTATTAGGGATGTCTAATGCTAAACAG GCTCTTCTTTCCGGTTGCTCTGCTGGTGGGTTGGCAACTCTCATACATTGTGATGATTTTGCAAAAAgttttcctgaagacgttaaaGTGAAATGTCTGTCAGATGCAGGATTTTTCATGGATGA CATAGATATATCGGGTGGCCGCACCATGCGATCATTCTTTCATGATTTGGCAAACCTCCAG GGTGTGGAGGATAGTTTGGATCAAAACTGTACTTCCGAGCTGAAACCATTTCAG TGTTTATTTCCTCGAAATTTTATCAAGAACATAGATACGCCAGTTTTCCTAGTAAATCCTTCCTACGATTCCTGGCAG ACCGAACATATTTATATTCCACATTCATCAGATAAAGGTTGGGGGAATTGTGCAAAGAACATTGCACAATGTAACCCAAGTGAACTTGAGAAATTACAAG GATACCGAGATTCTATGTTAAGGGAACTAAGCCCATTTCAGTCGCAGGAACATATGGGTATGTTCATAGATTCATGCTTTACTCATTGCCAGACGGATAGCGAAAAATGGCATTTTCATTCTCCGAGGATCAACAATAAG ACCATTGCGGAAGCAGTGGGGGATTGGTATTTTAATAGAACAAAGGTACAGAAAATCGATATTGATTGCCCATATCCTTGCAATCCTACTTGTGATCATAATGCGGGTGGTCACAATAATACGAAGGGTTAG